AAAAGGTATTTTTCGTTATATTTCCATTGAAGTCAGCCGTCATACTATGAGCATAAGATCTATATTTAAATTGACCTTGCCGGTCAATCTTTTGATATTAATAGGATTATATACAGATACAATAGCACAGCGTTATCCGTCGCAGGAAACTTTCGGCAAAAACCGTGTGCAGTACAGGACTTTCGACTGGAAGATTTTCAGGACTACCAATTTTGAAATTTATCACTATCAGGGCGGAACAGCACTGGCCAAGCTGGCAGCGCAGTATGCTGAAAGCGAGTTCGACCGGATTACGGATGTACTGGGTTGGACGCCCTATAACCGCGTCAAGATTTTTCTCTACAACTCGCCTTCCGACCTTGAACAAAGCAATATGGGATTGTCCACGCTGGATAATCTGGAAGATCAGAAACTGGACCTGGCCCAGTCGCGGGTGGAGGTAGCTTATACCGGCGATCAGATCGGTTTTCGCAAAACACTGGTAAAAGATATCAGTCTTCTTTTTGTGTATGACATGCTTTACGGCGGAAATATGAAAGAAGCGCTGCAAAGCTCCCTGCTGCTCACCGTTCCGGAGTGGTTTATGAGCGGAACAGCGGCGTACATTTCGGAAGGCTGGTCTCCGGAGCTAAGCGATTATATGCGCGACTTTTTTAAAAACAGAAAGATCAGAAAACCAACGTTGATGACAGGGAATGACGCCACGCTGATCGGTCATTCTATCTGGAACTATATAGCGGAGAGATATGGCAAGGATAAAATATCCGATATACTGAACCTCACCCGTATCATACGCACTGAGCAAACCAGTATCACCAGTACGCTGGGCGTGCCTTCCTACAACCGTTTTTTAAGAGACTGGCGAGCCTATTACCTGGATGCAAACAAAAATGCAGAACAGTTTTACATTGATCCGAAGCCAACCTGGAAGCACCAGCTCAACGAATTCGGCTCAACGGACGTGAACGCAGTGGTAAAGCTTTCACCGGATAAGAAATGGACAGCCGTGAGTGAAATCAAAAAAGGAAGGTATCGGGTATATATCATTGACAGTGAAAGAGGAAGCCGGAAGGTGATTCGGCAGGGTAAGCTCGAAGTAGTAGGAGGAAGGGCCAAAAACTTACCCCCGCTGCTCGGCTGGACACGCACCAATAATCTGGCGGTGTTGGCCACGGAAGGAGACAGAAAAAACCTGTACGTTTATGAAAACGTAGGTACTAAAAAACTGAGAGTCAAAGTGAAAAGAAATATCCGTGGGCTGGATCAGATCGTGGATATGGATATCTCACAGGACGGAACCATGCTGGCGGTAAGCGCAGACAAAGGAGGCCAGAATGACCTTTACCTGATCAGCGTTGCACGGGCTTCAGCATTGCCCTTAACCAATGATTTGTATGACGACCTGTCTCCAAGGTTTGTCCAGGGGTCATCAAGAAGGGTAATTTTCGCATCCAATCGCCCCGCCGACACTTTGGGGACAGGGAAGGGCGATTATAAGTCTATTACACCTTATCTTTCCTTGTACGAACACGATGGAACCCCCAAATCCGACCGGATTCCCAAACTGATGCAGGGTAGCGGGAAAACCAAGGTAATGCCGGTATATGCCAATGATAAGGAAGTGATTTACTTATCTAACGAAAAGGGCATTAATAACCTTTATAAATTTGATAAAGCCTCGGGAAGTTCTTCACAGCTCACCAATTACATTTTTAATATACGGAATGCGGATGTAAACCTGGCTTCGGGAGGAGCTCTGGCTTATACCTACCTGAACGACGGTTATTACACAGCGGCTTTTACGAATTCATTTGATCCTAATGCTTCCCTGAATGTTCCCTCAGTGACTGAAAAAGGGCCGAAGGTTGATCAAAAGGCTGCTGGACAGACTGATACTAAAATAGATTCGGCAGCGAAAGCAAAAGCACAGGAATCCAGGATTGTGCTCAAAGATGGTGAGGTGGATACCGACAACTATGAGTTTGATGAAGATGTACTAAAGACATTTGAGTCACGCCAGCGCAGAGGGACTTTTGCAAGCAGCCCGAGTGCACTCACACGTACAAAGGCGGTGCGGGAGAACATAGCGATAAAGGGCCCATATCCTTACAAGGGGCTTTTTATCAATAATGATGCAAGTTCCGACTGGCGGATCGATCCTGTCCGTGGTTTCGGGTTTTCGCAATCAATTTCAATGAACGATTTGCTTGAAAACCATGTGATTAAGGCCGGTATTTTCATAAATTCCAACTTTCGTAACAGTGACCTTTTTGCGGAATATTGGAATAATACGCGCCGTATAGATTTTGGTGCAAGAGTTGACAGGAAGAGCCTTTATATAGATTCAGAAGGTGCGCCGCAGAAATATCGTTATAACCAGTTTACTTTTTCAGTGTCCTATCCGTTCTCTACGACAAGCAGGATCACGGTGTCTCCCATGTATACCTCAACGCGGATGATTGATGTATATATTCTTGCCAACCCAGATCTCACGTCTAGTTATGGTGGCTTAAGAACAGAATATGTTTTTGACAATACCCGTGTGAACGGGCTGAATATGCTGGAAGGTACCCGTTTCAAGATCAGATATGACAACCAGCTGGGCCTTACCAATACCAATCAGAGCTTCAACCGGGTCAGTCTTGATTTTCGGCATTACCAAAAAATACACAGGGATCTGATCCTGGCCATCAGGGCTTCGGCAAGCCATTCGGGAGGCAAGGCTCCCAAGCAGAATATTCTGGGAGGGATGGAAAACTGGATTTCTAACAAAAAAGATAGCAGGACGGCCAATGATCCGCTGCAATTTGGCCCGACAATCGATAACCGGGATATCTTCTTTGCAGATTTTGCCACCAATCTCCGGGGATTTAATCTGAACCGTTTATCCGGAACAAGTTACATGTTGCTGAATGCAGAGCTACGTATTCCGCTCATTAAGTATCTTTACCGGGGTGCGATTACTTCCAGTTTCCTGAGAAATTTCCAGATCGTAGGATTTGGGGATATAGGCACCGCCTGGACGGGCAAAGGACCATTCAGTGAAAATAACAGCCTGAATACGCAAATCATAGGTGGAGACGAGGACCCATTCAGAGCAACAGTAACCGACTTCAAAAATCCTTACCTGATGGGCTATGGCCTGGGTGCCAGAACAACTGTTTTCGGTTTTTATGTTAAGTTTGATTATGCCTGGGGCGTGGACAACGGCTATACCAACAAGCCAATTCCCTACGTAACACTTGGTTATGACTTTTAGTGGTAAAACTGAGTATAACGGCAACGAAAAAGTTTATTATTGTGGCAGGAGATTGTTCTCCTGCTATTTTTTTAATATCAAAAGGTAAAAATGTTAAAGCTGATCAGGGTAGCCCATCTCATAAAATGGTTCGTAATATTGGGGATATTGCTGGAAACAGATGGCGTGTACGCGCAGAAAGAGGTGATCTTTGAACAATACCTCCAGAATCCGATGGCGATCAACCCGGCTTTCACGGGTGTTCGGGAGACATTTAATATGACGGCCATGTTTCGCAGGAAATGGTTTACGATACCCAATTCCCCTTCAAGCCAGACTTTTGCCGCGGATGGTACTACTGCGGGAGGTAAATTGGGTATCGGGTTTCAGGCTATGAATGACCAGACAAGTTACTTTACCACCACCGGTGTATATGGCTCATTGGCCTATCACCTTGACGTGACGGAAAGCTGGAAATTTTCGTTGGGTGCACAGGGAGGAATCAACGTACTGCCCGTGGCTGGCGGAGGGTTGGGGGGAAATAACAGAGCATTGGGGAGTTTTGGACTTGGAGGATGGCTTTACTCCGATAAATGGTACGTAGGGGTATCCAAGCCGGAGATACTGGGCCAGAATTTTGGTGATCAGATCATCTCAGCTTTTTACCGCCGCCCGCTTTACGTTATGGCAGGCGGCAGCTATTACCTGAACCCCGACCTGATGATGCTGCCGCATTTGCTTCTGGTACAGGAGAAAGATCATAAACTTCGCGCAGATTTCGGAGCGAGATTCTGGTTCAGTGAAAAAGTTGGCATTGGTGCATCTTATCGTGTTGGCGGGGGGATCAGTAATGCCTCGGTACCAGTTAATTACCTGCAGTTTTCAGCTGAGGTACAGGTGGGCAAGAATGTAAGGCTGGGATATTTTTACAGTACACGGCAAGTGGAGGCGATTTATCATGTGCAGTCCGGCCCGAAAGGTATTCATGAGCTGATGCTGAAATTTATTCCCTCGCCAAACGGCTTTCAGAAATTTTAATTTTAAGTAAAGCAGATAATGTTTATGAGGTCCAGAGATAAGAAACTGACTTTTAGGCTTATATGTTGAAATACAAAATAAAGGTGATGTTGAATCTGTAACAGCTTGCAGAGAATTTGCCTTAAAGCATTAATTAGATTGCTAAAAAGGAGATTTTTTATACTTATGTAAACATAAGTCTTGTAACTTTGTCGTGCAAAAGAAATAATCACATTTGTGATGGATAAATACACATATATAGCAAATTCCGAAGGTGCTTACATAGAGGATTTATATAATTCCTATAAGCAAGATCCTGCTTCCGTTGATGAAGGCTGGCAGAAGTTTTTTGAAGGTTTTGATTTCTCTCAGAAATACCCGGTTAATGGTAATGGCCATTCCAATGGGGCTGTTAACGGGAAAGAAGCCGCTGTTGTAGGTAAGGTAGATGCTGCACAGATCCGAAAAGAAATGGAAGTGGTACACCTGATCCGCGGATTCAGGTCAAGAGGACACCTGCTTGCAACCACAAACCCGATTCAAAAGAGAAAGGACAGGCAACCACAGCTTGATATAGCAGATTTTAACCTTGGTCCGGAAGATCTGGACCTTGTTTTTGAAGCAGGGGTGGAAGTTTTCGGCAGACCGGCAACGCTTCGTGAGATTGTTGATTCACTGAAAACGATTTATACCAAAAATATTGGTTTCGAATATCTGTATATCCGAGACAGAGAGCAAAAAAGCTGGCTGCGCAAGAAGATTGAGAAAGAAGCCCTGAATATGAATTTCTCGATTGATGAGAAAAAGCATATTCTTTCAAAACTGAACGAAGCGGTAGTTTTTGAAAACTTCCTGCATACCAAATATCTCGGCCAAAAACGTTTCTCCCTCGAAGGAGGAGAGACAACCATTCCGGCCCTTGATGCGATGATCAATCGTGCGGCTGAAATGGGTGTGGTTGAGGTCATGATCGGGATGGCGCACCGCGGCCGTCTGAATGTGCTGGCCAACATCATGCAAAAAACCTATGGCCAGATCTTTAATGAATTTGAAGGTAATCTGCCGGACCAGGTCTGGGGAGATGGCGATGTGAAATACCATATGGGTTATGCAAGCCAGATTACCACAAAGGAAGGCAATAAGGTACATTTGAAGCTTGCTCCTAACCCCTCTCACCTCGAAGCAGTAAATCCGGTGGTGGAAGGATACATCAGAGCCCGTGCAGACGGTATGTATGATAGCGACTATGACCGTGTCCTGCCTGTATTGATTCACGGTGATGCAGCTGTTGCAGGTCAGGGGATTGTTTATGAGGTAACGCAGATGTCAGGGCTGAACGGATACTATACCGGAGGTACCATACACTTTGTAATCAATAACCAGGTTGGTTTTACAACTGATTTTATTGACGCAAGGTCAAGCATCTACTGTACGGATGTTGCCAAGATCGTTGACGCTCCTGTATTGCACGTAAATGGTGATGATCCCGAAGCAGTGGTGTTCTGTATGCGCCTGGCTGTGGAATATCGCCAGAAATTTAATAAGGATATTTTTATTGATATGGTTTGTTATCGCCGCCACGGACATAACGAAGCCGACGAACCGAAGTTTACGCAGCCTGTACTGTACAAAACCATTGAAACACATCAGAATCCGCGCGAGATTTACCAGAAAACACTGGCAGATCGTGGAGATGTGGATGCGCAGCTGGCAGCCAATATGGACAAGGAGTTCAAGCAGTTATTGCAGGAACGCCTTGATATGGTGAAGCAGAAAGCGCTGCCCTACGTTATGCCCAAGCTGGAACAGGAATGGCACTCGTTAAGAAAAGCAAAACCGGAGGATTTCGAAAAATCACCTGAGACAGGTATTGCTCTTGATATTCTTGAAAAAATAGGCAAAGCACTGATCACTACCCCTGATGGCTTTAATCGTCTTAAGCAAATTGATAAATTGCTGAAAGACAGGGAGCAAATGATATTTGAGAAGAAGGAGGTAAACTGGGCAACGGCCGAGCTGCTTGCTTACGGATCGGTACTGGCGGAAGGTAACATTGTCCGGCTAAGCGGCCAGGATGTGCAGCGGGGTACTTTCTCCCACCGCCATGCCGTGCTGAAAGATGTTGAAACCAACGCGGCGTATAGCAGTCTGGCACACATTGAAGAAGGGCAGGGTGAGTTTATGATTTATAATTCGTTGCTGTCTGAATATGGTGTACTGGGTTTTGAATTCGGATATTCCATGGCCAATCCTAATGCACTGGTTATCTGGGAGGCTCAGTTCGGGGATTTCGCAAATGGTACACAGGTGATCATAGATCAGTTTGTGACCTCCAGTGAAACCAAATGGGACCGCTGGACAGGCTTGGTGATGTTGTTGCCCCACGGCTATGAAGGACAAGGGCCCGAGCATTCTAACGCTCGCCCGGAACGGTATCTGCAGCTTTCGGCTAACTATAACATCATCGTTGCGAACGTTACCACGCCCGCTAACTTTTTCCACCTGCTGCGCCGTCAGATGAAGTTTCCTTTCCGGAAGCCACTGATCGTGATGTCGCCAAAATCGATGCTGAGACATCCATTGTGTGTTTCTCCGCTGGACAGCCTGGTGAACGGAAGATTCCAGGAAACAATTGGTGATACCTACGCAGATCCCGCAAAAACCAAAAAGATATTGTTCTGTACCGGCAAACTGTACTATGAACTGTACGAGAAACAGCAGGCTGATAAACGGGACGATGTAGCAATTATACGTCTTGAGCAAATGCATCCGTTCCCACAGAATCAGATTGACGAACATCTTGCCCAATTCAAAAATGCCAAAGCCTACTGGGTACAGGAAGAGCCTTTTAACATGGGCGGATGGACATTTATGCTGCGTATGTACAAAGGAAACAAACCTCTGGAAGTAATTGCGAGGGAGTCGAGCGCGTCGCCATCAACTGGTTTCTCCAAAATACATGCGAAGGAGCAGGCTGAGATCGTAAGAAGAGCTTTTGAATAAAAACGAGTAAATTAAGATACTTATTCTGATAACAAGATTGCAGATAAAATGGCTGAAATTGAAGTAAAAGTACCGCCCGTTGGCGAGTCAATCACGGAGGTTACAATAGGAAACTGGTTCAAGAATGATGGCGATTTTGTGAAAATGGATGAGGTTATTTGTGGACTGGATTCTGATAAGGCAACGTTTGAATTAACGGCTGAAGCTGAAGGTGTGCTACACATAAAGGCTCAGGAGGGAGATACCCTCAATATAGGGGACCTGATTGCAACGATTGATGCTGCGGCGAATGGTGCCAGCAAACCCAGCGAACCAAAAGCAGAAAAACCTGCGCCGGCTCCCGCACCGGTTGTTGAGGCGAAACCAGCTCCTGTTGCGGAGGCTCCACAAGCATCCGCCGCACCTGCAAAAGCATACGAAATGAAGGTACCTGCTGTGGGTGAATCCATTACAGAGGTAACGATAGCTTCCTGGAGTAAAAAGGACGGAGACCAGGTGGCAGTAGATGAAATACTTTGTGAGCTGGAATCTGATAAGGCAACGTTTGAATTACCCGCTGAGGCTGCCGGTACACTACGTATTGTGGGTAAGGAAGGTGAAACGCTGGCGATAGGAGCGGTAATATGTATCATTGAAGGAGGTACTGGTGTATCTGCTGCTCCGAAGCCTGCAGAAACTGCATCCGTAGCTGCACCAGAAGATAAAGGTTTTACAGAGAAGCATACTTCACCGGTTGCTGCCAAAATACTTGCAGAAAAAGGTATTGACCCGAAAGATGTGAATGGCTCTGGAGCTGGCGGACGAGTGATGAAGGAGGATGCGCTGAAGGCGGGAAGCAAGCCTGCTGAAACTGCTGCCCCTGCTAAGCCTGCTGCTCCTGCCCCGGCCAAGGTTGCCACGGCTCCTGCGATTCCGGGGTCACGTAATCAGCGCCGTGAGAAAATGTCGTCATTGCGGAAAACCATTGCACGGCGCCTGGTGGCTGTGAAAAATGAAACGGCAATGCTCACTACATTTAACGAGGTAGACATGAAGCCGGTGATGGATCTTCGTGCCAAGTTCAAAGACAAGTTTAAGGAGAAACATGAAGTGGGCCTTGGTTTTATGTCTTTCTTTGTGAAGGCAGTTACCGTTGCGCTTAAGGATTTCCCTGTGGTTAATGCGTACATTGACGGCGAGGAATTGGTATATAATGATTTTACAGATATTTCTGTGGCAGTATCAACCCCGCGCGGATTGGTGGTGCCTGTGATCAGAAATGCGGAGACACTTTCCTTTGCAGGGATTGAAAAAGAAATAGTTCGGTTGGCAGTACGTGCACGTGACGGCAAGCTAGGCCTGGACGAAATGTCTGGCGGTACCTTCACAATTACCAACGGCGGTACCTTCGGTTCGATGCTATCAACCCCCATCATCAATGCACCACAATCTGCGATCCTGGGTATGCATAATATTGTTGAGCGCGCTGTGGTGGTGGATGGACAGATCGTAGTTCGGCCGATTATGTATGTCGCGCTTTCTTATGACCACCGGACCATTGACGGGAAGGACTCAGTGAGCTTCCTGGTTCGTGTGAAGCAGTTACTCGAAGATCCGATGAGATTGTTACTCGATATGTAAATAAAAGGCCCGCTTTTGGCGGGCTTTTTTCTTTTAAGACAATTTTTCATTTTCCTTATGGCGGTCCTTGTCCCGGACCGTTTTCTTAGCCATGTTCTTCTCAAAGGCTTCCGTTAAATTAACACCGGTTTGGTTGGCCAGGCAGATCAGCACCCAAAGTACATCGGCCATTTCATCCCCAAGATCTTTTCCCAGATCTGATTTTTTAAAAGACTGATCTCCATACGTTCGTGCCATGATCCGCGCAAGCTCACCGACTTCTTCGGTAAGAATCGTCATGTTGGTCAGTTCCGAGAAATAACGGACGCCATAGGTTTTGATCCAGTGGTCCACCGTATTTTGTGCTTCCTGCAAGGTCATAATACTGAGTTTATATTCTGTTTTTAGAATCGATAATGATGGTCACCGGGCCGTCATTGAGCAATGATACTTTCATATCGGCACCAAACCTGCCACTTTGAATAGGCTTTCCTGTCTCTTTTTCCAGAAATGAGATCATTTTTTCATATAAAGGAATGGCAATTTCTGGCCGCGCCGCCTCTATAAAGGAGGGCCTGTTTCCTTTTTTTGTACTTGCATGAAGCGTAAACTGGCTGATCAGCAGGATATCTCCCGCAACACCCCGGAGGTCAAGGTTCATTTTCCCTTCGGGATCACTGAATACTCTAAGGCCAGTAATTTTACGTCCCAGCCATTCCACATCCTCGTTTGTATCGTTGTGTGTGATACCTAACAAAACCATAAAACCCAACCCGATTTGCCCTTCTATCTTTTCATCGATGGATACTGAAGCCTGAGATACCCGCTGAACTACTGCAATCATATCAAAACACAAATATTAAGTAAAGTAATGGCACGTTATGGAGGAAATTGATGATGTTCTCCATAGATCAAACAGCCTTTGAAACAGAGCGCAATCACAGCGGCTAGTTAACAAATTACTACGCCGTACCGCAATAGTTTAAATTAATAAGATTAATTGATAGAATTTATATCCGGATGTTTCTAACTTAGTAAATTAATGCTCCATTTTATTCTGGTTATTTGCAATAGATGGCTTTGTTTAATGAAGAACTTTTACTGATCAACGTTTCTCAGGGCAACCGGGAATCATTTTCGGAAATATACAATATGTATTTTTCCGACATTCATAAATATGTCTTCAAGTTTGTAAAGGCCGATGATTATACCGATGATCTTTGCCAGGAAATATTTATGAAAGTTTGGGAAAACCGTGAAAAACTCCCGAAAATTATTCACTTCCGAGCTTATATTTTTACCATTGCCAAAAATCAGGTATATGATTTTCTTCGTTATACCTCCCGTGATGAGCGGGTGAGGGTACAGATACAGAACGGGATCAGACTAACAGCAAACAGTACAGAAGATACCTTTCAGTCGGAGGAATATATGAGCCATGTACAGGCTGTACTGGATTCTATGGGCCGTAGTCAGGAAGTTTTTACCCTCTGCCGTGAGATGAATCAAACTTATGATCAGGCGGCCGAGACGTTGGGGATATCCCGCAATGCGGTTAAAAGACACATGATCAAAACCATGAAATATCTGAAACATTCGGCCCGGAAGAATTTTGGATTATCATTTAATTGAAGAACCGGCATTGTCTCAGTTGAGAGAGCCATAACAATAAAAGACCATCTCTGACAGGGGATGGTCTTTTGCCTGGTATCAGAATGTAATCTAAAACCGGGCGGTAATATTTATAGCTTTTCACATTTAATTTAACGCTCGTAACGTTTGATCCTGACTTTGGAAAGGCCGCCTTCAAATTTAACGTGCACCTTTTTAGCAGCACCATCATAACCCGGAGAGCGGTACAAACCATCGCTGACTTTTTCCAGGTCATCAAAAGACCTGATGTTCATAGCACCGTCCAGCCTTACCTCACAGCCCACGGACTCGGGTATCTCGAGAGTTACCGAAGCAACTCCTGCTTCTACAAAAACGTTGGTTTCTGCTTGTTTGTCACCAAGTTTGACATCCATTTCTGCAACCCCGGTACTGACTTTAA
This portion of the Dyadobacter sp. CECT 9275 genome encodes:
- a CDS encoding PorP/SprF family type IX secretion system membrane protein, with protein sequence MLKLIRVAHLIKWFVILGILLETDGVYAQKEVIFEQYLQNPMAINPAFTGVRETFNMTAMFRRKWFTIPNSPSSQTFAADGTTAGGKLGIGFQAMNDQTSYFTTTGVYGSLAYHLDVTESWKFSLGAQGGINVLPVAGGGLGGNNRALGSFGLGGWLYSDKWYVGVSKPEILGQNFGDQIISAFYRRPLYVMAGGSYYLNPDLMMLPHLLLVQEKDHKLRADFGARFWFSEKVGIGASYRVGGGISNASVPVNYLQFSAEVQVGKNVRLGYFYSTRQVEAIYHVQSGPKGIHELMLKFIPSPNGFQKF
- a CDS encoding 2-oxoglutarate dehydrogenase E1 component; translated protein: MDKYTYIANSEGAYIEDLYNSYKQDPASVDEGWQKFFEGFDFSQKYPVNGNGHSNGAVNGKEAAVVGKVDAAQIRKEMEVVHLIRGFRSRGHLLATTNPIQKRKDRQPQLDIADFNLGPEDLDLVFEAGVEVFGRPATLREIVDSLKTIYTKNIGFEYLYIRDREQKSWLRKKIEKEALNMNFSIDEKKHILSKLNEAVVFENFLHTKYLGQKRFSLEGGETTIPALDAMINRAAEMGVVEVMIGMAHRGRLNVLANIMQKTYGQIFNEFEGNLPDQVWGDGDVKYHMGYASQITTKEGNKVHLKLAPNPSHLEAVNPVVEGYIRARADGMYDSDYDRVLPVLIHGDAAVAGQGIVYEVTQMSGLNGYYTGGTIHFVINNQVGFTTDFIDARSSIYCTDVAKIVDAPVLHVNGDDPEAVVFCMRLAVEYRQKFNKDIFIDMVCYRRHGHNEADEPKFTQPVLYKTIETHQNPREIYQKTLADRGDVDAQLAANMDKEFKQLLQERLDMVKQKALPYVMPKLEQEWHSLRKAKPEDFEKSPETGIALDILEKIGKALITTPDGFNRLKQIDKLLKDREQMIFEKKEVNWATAELLAYGSVLAEGNIVRLSGQDVQRGTFSHRHAVLKDVETNAAYSSLAHIEEGQGEFMIYNSLLSEYGVLGFEFGYSMANPNALVIWEAQFGDFANGTQVIIDQFVTSSETKWDRWTGLVMLLPHGYEGQGPEHSNARPERYLQLSANYNIIVANVTTPANFFHLLRRQMKFPFRKPLIVMSPKSMLRHPLCVSPLDSLVNGRFQETIGDTYADPAKTKKILFCTGKLYYELYEKQQADKRDDVAIIRLEQMHPFPQNQIDEHLAQFKNAKAYWVQEEPFNMGGWTFMLRMYKGNKPLEVIARESSASPSTGFSKIHAKEQAEIVRRAFE
- the odhB gene encoding 2-oxoglutarate dehydrogenase complex dihydrolipoyllysine-residue succinyltransferase, with product MAEIEVKVPPVGESITEVTIGNWFKNDGDFVKMDEVICGLDSDKATFELTAEAEGVLHIKAQEGDTLNIGDLIATIDAAANGASKPSEPKAEKPAPAPAPVVEAKPAPVAEAPQASAAPAKAYEMKVPAVGESITEVTIASWSKKDGDQVAVDEILCELESDKATFELPAEAAGTLRIVGKEGETLAIGAVICIIEGGTGVSAAPKPAETASVAAPEDKGFTEKHTSPVAAKILAEKGIDPKDVNGSGAGGRVMKEDALKAGSKPAETAAPAKPAAPAPAKVATAPAIPGSRNQRREKMSSLRKTIARRLVAVKNETAMLTTFNEVDMKPVMDLRAKFKDKFKEKHEVGLGFMSFFVKAVTVALKDFPVVNAYIDGEELVYNDFTDISVAVSTPRGLVVPVIRNAETLSFAGIEKEIVRLAVRARDGKLGLDEMSGGTFTITNGGTFGSMLSTPIINAPQSAILGMHNIVERAVVVDGQIVVRPIMYVALSYDHRTIDGKDSVSFLVRVKQLLEDPMRLLLDM
- a CDS encoding nucleotide pyrophosphohydrolase — encoded protein: MTLQEAQNTVDHWIKTYGVRYFSELTNMTILTEEVGELARIMARTYGDQSFKKSDLGKDLGDEMADVLWVLICLANQTGVNLTEAFEKNMAKKTVRDKDRHKENEKLS
- the dtd gene encoding D-aminoacyl-tRNA deacylase — translated: MIAVVQRVSQASVSIDEKIEGQIGLGFMVLLGITHNDTNEDVEWLGRKITGLRVFSDPEGKMNLDLRGVAGDILLISQFTLHASTKKGNRPSFIEAARPEIAIPLYEKMISFLEKETGKPIQSGRFGADMKVSLLNDGPVTIIIDSKNRI
- a CDS encoding RNA polymerase sigma factor, whose translation is MALFNEELLLINVSQGNRESFSEIYNMYFSDIHKYVFKFVKADDYTDDLCQEIFMKVWENREKLPKIIHFRAYIFTIAKNQVYDFLRYTSRDERVRVQIQNGIRLTANSTEDTFQSEEYMSHVQAVLDSMGRSQEVFTLCREMNQTYDQAAETLGISRNAVKRHMIKTMKYLKHSARKNFGLSFN